The following are encoded together in the Labrus mixtus chromosome 2, fLabMix1.1, whole genome shotgun sequence genome:
- the cenpk gene encoding centromere protein K produces the protein MAEMKPAELSEEALNELMGLCENQFAQLEKLQNEIILCEPDFCETPQEQSVNQLMATEAELKQWMTVEPKLLARNSEVLLQAGKDEMLKLCSELEMIASCYEAKRDKLRETKEQELKWMEEKKQALMAAKDHVERLQSEKEKLSELSVLQDTKAKIQKMKVYQDQLMESLAEVLGKHVPLPHNESSSNKKKKNITPELNEDLISLNEILELLMNKVLTTPHDPYMTIDDTFWPPYVEMLLRYGIAVRHQGNNFKIRLETFW, from the exons ATG GCGGAGATGAAACCAGCAGAGCTGTCAGAGGAGGCTCTTAACGAGCTGATGGGTTTGTGTGAGAACCAGTTTGCTCAGCTGGAAAAG cttcaGAATGAGATTATTCTGTGTGAACCAGATTTCTGCGAGACTCCACAGGAGCAG TCAGTGAATCAACTGATGGCAACAGAAGCTGAGCTGAAGCAGTGGATGACCGTGGAGCCCAAAT TGTTGGCTCGAAATTCTGAAGTTTTACTTCAAGCTGGAAAAGAcgag ATGCTCAAGCTGTGCTCGGAACTTGAGATGATTGCTTCCTGCTACGAAGCAAAGCGAGACAAACTGAgggaaacaaaagaaca GGAACTGAAatggatggaggagaagaaacagGCGCTGATGGCAGCCAAAGATCATGTTGAACGACTTCAGAGTGAAAAGGAGAAATTGTCAGAGCTCAG TGTATTGCAGGACACCAAGGCCAAAATTCAGAAGATGAAGGTCTATCAGGATCAGTTAATGGAGTCTCTAGCAGAAGTCCTGGGGAAACACGTCCCTCTGCCTCACAACGAATCCAGttcaaacaagaagaagaag aacATTACCCCAGAGCTCAATGAAGACTTGATTTCACTTAATGAAATTCTGGAG CTGCTCATGAACAAAGTCCTGACCACACCACACGACCCCTACATGACGATAGACGACACATTCTGGCCCCCCTACGTAGAAATGCTGCTCCGCTATGGTATTGCAGTGAGGCATCAAGGAAATAACTTCAAGATCCGCCTGGAAACCTTTTGGTAA
- the lbx1b gene encoding transcription factor LBX1b, with protein MMTSKEVAKCDAVETRRRSPLDHLPPPANSNKPLTPFSIEDILNKPSVKRSYTICGTAHLISSSEKHRPSSIPLSSRALLTQTSPLCALEELASKTFKGLEVSVLQAAEGRDGMTLFGQRSTPKKRRKSRTAFTNHQIYELEKRFLYQKYLSPADRDQIAQQLGLTNAQVITWFQNRRAKLKRDLEEMKADVESAKAVGQVPLEKLAKLADLEKCANGTLGHPRGESPARGGQEHELAQKLRSSPLSPFSDHTTSKECSEDEDVEIDVDD; from the exons ATGATGACATCCAAAGAAGTGGCCAAATGTGATGCAGTGGAAACCAGGAGGCGAAGCCCGCTGGACCACTTGCCGCCTCCTGCCAACTCCAACAAGCCGCTGACACCCTTCAGCATCGAGGACATTCTCAACAAACCGTCGGTGAAACGAAGTTACACAATCTGCGGCACCGCTCACCTCATCTCGTCCTCTGAGAAGCACCGTCCATCCAGCATCCCTCTGTCCAGCCGGGCTCTGCTCACCCAGACCTCCCCGCTCTGCGCGCTGGAGGAGCTGGCCAGCAAGACCTTCAAGGGGCTGGAAGTCAGCGTGTTACAAGCTGCAGAAG GCCGGGACGGGATGACTCTGTTTGGCCAGAGAAGCACCCCGAAGAAGCGCCGGAAGTCTCGGACGGCCTTTACCAATCACCAAATCTACGAGCTGGAGAAGCGCTTCTTGTACCAGAAATACCTGTCGCCGGCTGACCGGGACCAGATAGCGCAGCAGCTCGGCCTGACGAACGCGCAGGTCATCACGTGGTTTCAGAACCGGAGGGCCAAGCTAAAACGGGACCTGGAGGAAATGAAGGCCGACGTGGAGTCTGCCAAGGCCGTCGGCCAGGTCCCCTTGGAGAAGCTCGCCAAGCTGGCGGACCTGGAGAAATGCGCCAACGGCACGCTGGGCCACCCGCGAGGGGAGTCCCCCGCGCGGGGAGGCCAGGAGCACGAGCTCGCTCAGAAACTGCGCTCGTCGCCGCTGTCGCCATTCTCAGACCACACAACGAGTAAAGAGTGCTCGGAGGACGAGGACGTGGAGATTGATGTGGATGACTGA